In Phyllobacterium zundukense, one DNA window encodes the following:
- a CDS encoding recombinase family protein, protein MTAIGYARVSTGEQDTALQLDALRKAGCEKLFEDKASGVKTDRPGLTDAIRYVRDGDTLTVWKLDRLGRSMKHLIEIVTELEAKGVGFRSLTENIDTTTSGGRLVFHLFGALAQFERDLIRERTRAGLQAAEERSRHGGRQAVVTPEKLAKARHHLAAGLNVREAAARVKIGKTALYQALKVEK, encoded by the coding sequence ATGACTGCGATCGGCTATGCACGGGTCTCGACGGGAGAACAGGACACGGCGCTGCAGCTCGATGCCTTACGGAAGGCAGGCTGCGAGAAACTGTTCGAGGACAAAGCGTCAGGTGTGAAGACAGATCGCCCCGGTTTGACCGATGCTATCCGTTATGTGCGTGACGGCGATACGCTGACAGTCTGGAAGCTCGACCGTCTCGGCCGATCGATGAAGCACCTGATCGAGATCGTCACTGAGCTGGAAGCAAAAGGGGTCGGCTTCCGCTCCCTCACCGAGAACATCGACACCACGACATCGGGCGGTCGGCTGGTGTTCCACCTGTTCGGGGCGCTGGCGCAATTCGAACGTGATCTGATCCGGGAAAGGACCAGAGCAGGGCTTCAGGCCGCGGAGGAGCGTAGCCGGCACGGTGGCCGCCAGGCGGTCGTAACCCCCGAAAAGCTGGCAAAGGCTCGTCACCATCTCGCCGCCGGGCTCAATGTTCGCGAAGCTGCCGCACGGGTCAAAATTGGGAAAACTGCACTCTACCAAGCTCTCAAAGTTGAAAAATAG
- a CDS encoding serine hydrolase domain-containing protein, whose translation MVSTTPAIADGKHTDWQIAASGETEFKSDPVTRFDDLAKSGKLSGVHGVVALRGGRIVFERYIDGNDMKWGQPLENVKFGPETLHDIRSVTKSIVGLLYGIALAKGRVPALDMPIVAQFPEYADLGRDPERERITIRHALTMTLAMEWNEDAPYTDPANSEIAMEQAPDRYRFILDRPILAKPGRGWIYSGGAVALIGKIIERGTGQSLPDFAKEVLFDPLGIDAMEWIRGQDGEPSAASGLRLSPRSLARIGQVILQGGEWQGRSVIPKSWLDESFQPAAIVDIGWPGMHYGYLWYLGEEAVTDKTGTHGERFIAAFGNGGQRLFVFPGFDFVLAITTGNYNSPDQWRAPAALLYNVFLPSLTKT comes from the coding sequence ATGGTCAGTACGACCCCAGCCATAGCGGACGGAAAGCATACCGATTGGCAGATTGCCGCTTCGGGTGAGACAGAATTCAAATCCGATCCCGTAACGCGTTTCGATGATCTGGCGAAAAGTGGAAAGTTATCGGGTGTGCACGGAGTTGTCGCCTTGCGCGGCGGTCGTATCGTCTTTGAACGCTATATCGACGGCAACGACATGAAGTGGGGGCAGCCGCTAGAAAATGTGAAGTTCGGGCCAGAAACTCTTCACGACATCAGATCCGTTACTAAAAGCATCGTCGGTCTGCTCTACGGTATAGCGCTTGCTAAGGGGCGAGTGCCGGCGCTTGACATGCCGATCGTCGCGCAGTTTCCCGAATATGCTGATCTTGGCCGTGATCCTGAACGCGAGCGTATCACCATTCGCCATGCGCTGACCATGACGCTGGCCATGGAATGGAACGAAGATGCCCCCTATACCGATCCTGCCAATAGCGAAATTGCCATGGAGCAAGCGCCGGATCGCTATCGCTTCATCCTGGATCGGCCGATCCTTGCCAAACCGGGAAGAGGCTGGATTTACAGCGGCGGAGCGGTTGCGCTGATTGGCAAGATCATTGAGCGAGGCACCGGGCAGAGTTTACCGGACTTCGCGAAAGAAGTGCTGTTTGATCCCCTCGGCATCGACGCCATGGAATGGATCCGAGGCCAGGATGGTGAGCCATCGGCTGCATCGGGGCTACGGCTGTCGCCTCGCTCACTGGCCCGCATCGGGCAGGTGATCTTGCAGGGCGGTGAATGGCAAGGCCGCAGTGTCATTCCAAAATCCTGGCTCGATGAAAGTTTCCAGCCAGCCGCCATCGTCGATATCGGCTGGCCGGGAATGCATTACGGTTATCTCTGGTATCTGGGCGAGGAGGCCGTAACAGACAAAACAGGAACCCATGGCGAGCGTTTCATCGCTGCGTTCGGCAATGGAGGGCAGCGGCTGTTCGTCTTCCCCGGCTTTGACTTTGTCCTTGCCATCACCACCGGCAATTACAATTCCCCGGATCAGTGGAGGGCACCCGCCGCGCTGTTGTACAACGTGTTCCTGCCAAGCCTCACTAAGACGTGA
- a CDS encoding MarR family winged helix-turn-helix transcriptional regulator encodes MMNSPLEEQIAPPFGNSRGPADSRGKATQYALGEQIGFYLRQANQRHVAIFSELIAEKLTTTQWAALVKLKDLQPCSQGKLGRETAMDMATIKGVVDRLVKRGLVNTAPDPSDARRLVLTLTEAGKETIDRNLSAALDVSQETLNPLTAAERMMLMELLQKIC; translated from the coding sequence ATGATGAACAGCCCGCTGGAAGAGCAAATCGCACCGCCTTTTGGGAACAGCAGAGGACCTGCCGATAGCAGGGGCAAGGCAACGCAATACGCGCTCGGCGAGCAGATAGGTTTTTACCTCCGACAGGCCAACCAGCGTCACGTTGCGATCTTCTCTGAGCTGATTGCGGAAAAGCTCACGACCACGCAATGGGCTGCCTTGGTGAAACTGAAGGATCTGCAGCCCTGTTCGCAAGGTAAGCTCGGCCGTGAGACGGCGATGGACATGGCGACAATCAAGGGTGTGGTCGATCGGCTCGTCAAACGCGGACTGGTTAATACCGCGCCGGATCCGTCAGATGCCCGCCGGCTGGTATTGACCCTTACCGAGGCAGGGAAAGAAACAATCGATCGCAATCTCTCCGCCGCTCTTGATGTGTCGCAGGAAACATTGAACCCATTGACTGCCGCGGAACGCATGATGCTCATGGAGCTGCTTCAGAAGATCTGCTGA
- a CDS encoding isochorismatase family cysteine hydrolase codes for MSLPRLSTNTLHVVIDMQRLFAEDTAWHTPATKTILPNVIKLCEVFRHRTLFAKFTVPPRAEDARGCWRDYYNRWSTMTGEVLAPGMLDLMEPLSALAHENDVVEKDTYSVFGSSGLLDRLEENKIDTVVFSGVETVVCVYASVLDAIDLGLRVIMASDAIGSADEVAHQAVMTHLAPRLSEQLEVGTTQAIVDAWMPGD; via the coding sequence ATGTCCTTGCCTCGCCTTTCTACTAACACCTTGCACGTCGTCATCGACATGCAACGGCTGTTTGCGGAAGATACCGCTTGGCATACGCCGGCGACCAAAACCATTCTCCCGAACGTGATCAAGCTCTGCGAAGTCTTCCGCCATAGAACACTTTTTGCGAAATTCACCGTACCGCCACGCGCCGAGGACGCTCGGGGGTGTTGGAGAGACTACTACAACCGTTGGTCGACGATGACTGGTGAGGTCCTCGCGCCCGGTATGCTCGATCTCATGGAGCCGCTCAGCGCTCTTGCGCACGAGAACGATGTGGTGGAAAAGGATACCTATTCGGTATTTGGCTCGTCCGGACTTTTGGATCGACTCGAGGAAAATAAAATTGATACGGTTGTATTCAGTGGCGTTGAGACAGTTGTCTGCGTGTATGCAAGTGTTCTCGACGCGATAGATCTTGGATTGCGCGTCATCATGGCCTCGGATGCCATCGGCAGCGCCGATGAAGTGGCCCACCAGGCAGTCATGACGCACCTTGCTCCACGTCTCAGCGAACAATTGGAAGTTGGCACAACGCAGGCCATTGTGGACGCCTGGATGCCTGGAGATTAA